A single region of the Kwoniella botswanensis chromosome 1, complete sequence genome encodes:
- a CDS encoding cystathionine beta-lyase, producing MTTPSTPGDSSLATSVYSLSSKSPTEAEQYKARAANWRFSTLCASVDNKDQYGASSTPIYQTATFKGMDGQYDYTRSGNPTRGGLENHLARLYGATQAFALSTGMTCLDTILRLVKPGETVLAGDDLYGGTNRLLTYLGTHGGVKVIHADTTRIEALRPYLQPGNKVRMVLLESPTNPLLKIADLEGISKEVKQSSPDALIVVDNTMMSPYLQRPLELGADIVYDSGTKYLSGHHDLMAGIIAVKRPEICKDIAFLINSVGSGLAPFDSFLLLRGVKTMSLRMDRQMATAQLVALYLDSLGFLVHYPGLKNHPKRDIHWKQATGAGAVLSFVTGDKALSERIVGGTRLWGISVSFGAVNSLISMPCLMSHASISAAVRAERGLPENLIRLCVGIEDPRDLMDDLEHSLLSAGAITPNLSHSPLSHSRSAELYASDPEAWILERAKGFKRPSSESSAIDKLVSGVKKGLGFTSAERKTIAEDIVVSAPGKVILFGEHAVVHGVTAIASSVNLRCFAVLSPRSDGKVALEVPNVGVEAEWDISKLPWGLLPVHADTHRHVADKDLDPALLQSIEKLVHEHKELGKTGLNSCIAYLYLYMVMAGAEPEAPSVTFTATANLPISAGLGSSAAYSTCIASSLLIAHSHINKPTSGQSRLSEGETNIVDGWAFLSEKVLHGTPSGIDNAVSVRGGAVAFTRSVGGRKGGLDGLHGFSSIRLLLTNTLVPRDTKSLVAGVSAKRLAEPHVVDPVLDAIQSISDEASTLLSGQTHVERKELIARLETLIRENHAHLVNLGVSHPSLEMVVSATAAEPFNLATKLTGAGGGGCAVTLIPDAFPQSSLDALITTLESQGFQPHLTSVGGPGLGIHSPSTQKEDKIRTPEEGEGMIVPKRVSLRETPIEGLQTWSERVGNWVHT from the exons ATGACTACCCCATCTACACCGGGTGATTCATCGCTCGCTACTTCGGTATACtccttatcatccaaatcaccaACCGAGGCTGAACAATACAAAGCCAGAGCTGCCAATTGGAGATTCTCAACATTATGCGCTTCAGTGGATAACAAGGATCAATATGGCGCGAGCTCAACACCCATCTATCAGACTGCTACTTTCAAGGGCATGGATGGTCAATATGATTATACGCGTTCTGGTAATCCCACTAGAGGAGGATTAG AAAACCACCTTGCTCGACTGTATGGTGCAACGCAAGCATTCGCTTTATCTACCGGTATGACCTGTCTCGACACGATCTTGCGTCTGGTCAAACCTGGAGAGACGGTCTTAGCGGGAGATGATCTATATGGAGGTACCAATAGGTTATTAACCTATCTCGGTACTCATGGAGGTGTCAAGGTTATTCATGCCGATACAACCAGGATAGAAGCACTACGACCATACTTGCAACCTGGAAACAAAGTTAGAATGGTATTATTGGAATCACCTACCAACCCTCTCTTGAAGATCGCAGATTTAGAAGGAATCTCAAAAGAAGTTAAACAATCTTCACCTGATGCTTTGATAGTAGTGGATAATACAATGATGTCTCCCTATCTCCAGAGACCATTGGAGTTAGGTGCTGATATAGTTTATGACTCCGGAACGAAATATTTATCGGGTCATCATGATCTCATGGCTGGTATCATCGCTGTCAAACGACCTGAAATCTGTAAAGATATTGCCTTTTTGATCAACTCTGTTGGATCTGGATTAGCACCCTTCGATTCATTCTTACTTCTCAGAGGAGTAAAGACCATGTCATTAAGAATGGATAGACAAATGGCTACTGCCCAATTGGTAGCCCTGTACCTCGACTCGTTAGGATTTTTAGTACATTATCCAGGATTGAAGAATCACCCAAAGAGAGATATACATTGGAAACAGGCTACAGGAGCTGGTGCGGTCTTGTCGTTCGTAACGGGTGATAAAGCCTTGAGTGAAAGGATAGTAGGTGGAACGAGACTTTGGGGTATTAGTGTTTCGTTTGGTGCGGTTAATAGTTTGATCTCAATGCCTTGTTTGATGTC CCACGCTTCCATCTCTGCTGCTGTACGTGCCGAACGAGGTCTTCCCGAAAATCTCATCAGACTCTGTGTGGGTATCGAAGACCCTCGAGATCTCATGGACGATCTCGAACACTCCCTCTTATCAGCCGGAGCTATCACTCCTAATCTTTCGCACTCACCGCTCTCACACTCTCGATCTGCCGAATTATACGCTTCCGATCCGGAAGCATGGATACTCGAACGAGCCAAGGGGTTCAAGCGACCTTCGAGCGAATCAAGTGCTATCGATAAACTAGTATCTGGTGTGAAAAAGGGTCTCGGATTCACTTCAGCTGAACGTAAAACCATTGCAGAAGATATCGTTGTATCAGCACCTGGAAAAGTTATCTTGTTTGGTGAACATGCTGTAGTCCATGGCGTGACTGCTATAGCTTCTTCAGTGAACCTCAGATGTTTTGCCGTCCTCTCACCTAGATCAGATGGGAAAGTAGCATTGGAAGTACCCAATGTAGGCGTAGAAGCCGAATGGGATATCTCAAAATTGCCTTGGGGGTTGTTACCTGTTCATGCCGATACACATCGACATGTTGCCGATAAGGATCTCGATCCTGCTTTACTCCAATCTATTGAGAAATTGGTACATGAACATAAAGAGTTAGGCAAGACGGGTCTCAACTCCTGTATCGCGTATTTGTACCTCTACATGGTCATGGCTGGAGCTGAACCCGAAGC CCCTTCGGTCACCTTCACAGCCACTGCCAATCTCCCAATTTCAGCAGGCTTAGGTTCCTCAGCGGCCTACTCTACTTGTATAGCTTCGTCGCTTCTCATTGCCCACTCACACATCAACAAGCCCACTTCCGGTCAATCCCGTCTGTCGGAAGGCGAGACCAACATCGTTGATGGCTGGGCTTTCTTATCTGAGAAGGTGCTGCACGGTACTCCTAGTGGTATAGATAATGCTGTTTCTGTCCGGGGTGGTGCCGTAGCTTTCACCAGATCCgtaggaggaagaaaaggtgGTTTGGACGGTTTACACGG CTTCTCCTCCATCCGACTACTACTCACCAACACCTTAGTACCTCGGGACACCAAGTCCCTCGTAGCTGGTGTCAGTGCCAAACGACTTGCTGAACCTCATGTGGTCGATCCGGTCCTCGATGCTATCCAGTCAATCAGTGATGAAGCTTCGACATTATTGAGTGGACAAACTCATgtggaaaggaaggaattgaTCGCTCGATTAGAG ACTCTCATTCGAGAGAATCACGCTCATCTCGTCAACCTTGGGGTTTCTCACCCCTCTCTCGAGATGGTGGTTTCAGCCACAGCTGCTGAACCATTCAATCTCGCTACAAAGCTTACAGGTgcgggaggtggtggatgtgCTGTAACGTTGATACCAGATG CTTTCCCACAATCCTCACTTGACGCATTGATCACTACCCTTGAATCTCAAGGATTCCAACCTCATCTTACATCCGTCGGTGGACCTGGATTGGGTATACATTCCCCTTCGACCCAAAAGGAAGACAAGATCCGTACACCcgaggaaggtgagggtATGATTGTACCCAAACGAGTCTCTTTGAGGGAGACTCCGATTGAGGGATTGCAAACTTGGTCAGAGAGGGTTGGGAACTGGGTTCATACATAA